Part of the Quercus robur chromosome 5, dhQueRobu3.1, whole genome shotgun sequence genome, ACTCCAAAGCTAAACACATCTGATTTCTCTGAAAATCGGCCTTCCATTGCATATTCAGGAGACATATAGCCACTAAATATTAACAACAAAACACATCCAAATCTTGTCATCTCAAATATTAGTATTAGTATCTAATTGAAATGATCAAGTCGAGAGTTACTTACTAAGTTCCGACGACCCTATTAGTATTGGCCTGGTCTTCATTACTTCCAAAAATCCTGGCCATACCAAAAtctgatatttttggatttagcTCTTTATCTAACAATATGTTACTTGCCTTTAGATCTCTATGAATAATCCGTAATCTAGAATCCCTATGAAGGTAGAGTAGACCTCGGCCAATTCCTTCAATAATGTTGAAGCGTTTTTTCCAATCTAGCAGTCTTTCTTTGTGTGGatctaaataaattaaacaaaagaaacgTTAACAAGAGAAAGAAAGTGATTAAATCTACAAGGTGATGAACATGAACTTTGCAAAAGTTATTTTGGTGGAAGTCATCAGAAAACTATTTCAAGTCAAGTCTCTCCAGAAaattaaaatgtgtaaaatatttttgtaataaaaaaatggtacaAAAATTAACTAACCGAAGAGAAATGCATCCAGACTTTTGTTTGGCATGTATTCATATAACAACATCCTCTCTTCTCCTTCAACACAGCAGCCAAGGAGCCTAACAAGATTCCGGTGTTGGAGTTTAGAAATTACCACCACCTCATTCATAAATTCTTCTAACCCCTGTGCAGAAGTTCTGGAAAGTCTTTTTACTGCAATTTCTTGTCCATCTGACATTTTTccctatttaaaaataaaaataaaaaatgtcattaagTATATATTCGTAGTATTTGATAATAAACCTTTGGGAAAGCAACCATTACCATGTATACGGGACCAAATCCACCTTGACCAAGCTTGTTAGATAGATGGAAGTTGCTTGTTGCGTTCACCAGCATCTCAAAATTGAATAGTGGGAGCTCCTGGACTTGTTTCTGGTTGTcactagaaaattttttatgtgattccTCTTTGTTGAGCAATAACATCCCATTTTCTTTCGTTCTCCTTGCTGATTTCAACTACAGTTGTGATCAATCTGTAATATATTGAAAAATTTCCTAGTCGTGTTATTTTAGTAGGATTATTACCTTTCCGTTTAGCAATGATCCACTTCCACAATTTGTAAGTGCAGAATGAAATGCTAACAATACCCATGATCACTGTgattgttacaatttttttcacgTCTCTCTCTGTATCTGGAAatcagaaaatatatatatatatatatatatatatatatatatatatatatatatattgcattaaTTCAAAGAAAACAGCTAACTAAATATGTTTTTTCGGATTCAAATATATTGCTTCTTACCAGGATTTCATTAGCTTGGGACCGGAGCTGAGGGCTTTTTGGGGGTTGTTGGGTTAAAGATGGAAGAAAAGGCAACTCACCAAGTTCCGAATAGGCAACATGAATGTAAAGATCAACTCTGCCGCTAGATAATACCTATGGGTCAATTAAGCTTCCATTGTGGAAAAATAATGCAGTTGATATACAACCTGTCCCAGTATTAAATGCATAAGCTATAAAAGAACTGTTACGTGTGGCTTTAACTTGTGGAAAAGTAATGCAGTTGACTAGAATTAATAAACTTACATTACGTATGTGATAGACCAAACTCTTTcaactctctatcttttttatttttttatttaattaatttttagttttattattattaaatgctTCACATCTCTGTTTTAAGCCTATTTGTCTATCTGTGTGTGACAAACACTGAAGTTGACATAAGAGAATCTTTTAATTGGACTAAAATCAAGGACCATCACGATGTGCTAAGGATGATACCTAATAGAGAAATAGgtttgaataatttgatatcttGATTTGGTAAATTTGATAAAAGTATTTTTGGGATTGCttaaaattattcaattgatTATCTTTATCGTAATTCATGTAAAGTAGATTGTAACCCAAAAGATTAGAGCTTGGAGCATTATAaagtcataattaattttttgattcaaatatatatgtgtgtgtaataAATTTGTAAGAATTAGTAACATTGACTAAAaggtatctaaaaaaaattaaacgaCTTTCAagcacatttttttaaaaaaaaaaaaatttacataagaaaactaagaaataagaaaaaaaattaatattaaactTATAATTAATCCGTCAAATACAAAGCATtgtaatataaataaacaaattgctGGTCTATTTTTAGTGTGGTTGTAGAGAGTCAAATAATAATCACACTAACAATCTCTCGCTCACAATAATGCTCGTGTGACTTTAACTCATGACTTGCCTGATGCCTCTAATATCATTTGTCAAACTGTGAGCTGTGCCactctgttaggttctaaagtttaggactttatgtatttaaaactctaatttgtattgttggcaaatcatgatcaaaacaatgtgtttagaagtgtttaaagctagctcaaagttgtatgtcaatgtaaaattggaatcgagtttaaagcaggaagcactgtggctttcggcctggctcgatcgatcgaagcttaggctcgaccgatcgaagctcgggcagatcgcttttctacataattttccaactcagccctatttgttttaaaacgtttttagggtttcttattttgtcctaagtataaaaggcaaaccctagccacgttttagtgttgctcatattgcggtttgtgtaaatctcttgtgagatctagaggagctttcctttacacaaacttagggttttcaaggaggagatattttctacaccttgatgatcaattcagttactgccattaaagcttaaagaatacacaagcgggggtgcttgtagctggtgtgaatccaagaaagaaggagtctgtggattcggagcttgcacgtggtcgtgtcagtaagttctactggttggtagcattaggaagtcaagcgggggtgcttgtaagtccttttgtatgaacttcgattctttcaagatagtggatttaggtttaccttgaggatagctaggtcaaatcctccctaggtttttaccggtttggtttcctgggtgatcatatcttgtgttatttattttccgctgctttgcatgatttgatctttattattgtgataacctagacttgtttaattggactaagtaacaacttggctaattacctaggtttaatcaatttgtttaaggggtctaaaaactgtcacactccattataaaatatattggtGATGTGGACACTCAAGCCTTTTATGACATTCAACAACACATCTTATGGGCTTATTTTTAAAGTAGCTGTAGggagcttttcttttattttttattttttagatctcccaacaaaaatagtttttaaatttcACATTGTAATATCACAAAGATAAGAAttcttcaataaataaattatatagtcATAATCTATAAACATTAATTTCAATCTTGTCGAGTATATAAATTCATAATGAATGACACAATAGAAAACTATAAATAGgttataattgaaaaaatatgtgCTTTCATTTGTTATTGGTTATTGGTAGGTGCCATATTAATacgaaaattttgaaattcgtATTAACACCATATATAATGCAAGAGTATAATCATATTTATTTCAGTTAAATTATGTGAGATATATAAAATTACTTAAATTCTTTAGCTTCTCTTctgattaccaaaaaaataaaaagatgctACTAATACCTTAACATGTATTTAGAACCAATGAACCATTTTACTAGCTTAATTAATCACTTTTAATCTAAAAATACCAATTAAACCTATGTACGTGATTAAACAAGTTCCATATAGCAAGCATGAACAATTAAGAGCTAAATCAAATGGAAACgctgaaataaaaaacaaaccaaaGCTAAACACAAGAAAGTGTTTCGgctgaaataaaaaacaaaccaaaGCTAAACACATAAAAGTGTTTAGGAAGAGGAAAACCTCAGCCTACAGTCGAAAAACCCTTTCCCCCAACCATACTATTTGGAAAATTTCCACAAGATGAATAGTTGCAATACAAAAGAAACAATGAACCCTCCAATCCCCTATCCCCCTATCAAGGGAGTCAATCTCATACCAGAAGCTGTACTAGTTTGACCAATGAAACGATATATTTTAGTATCGGTCAATACCGGTATATCATTTCGGGTTtaccactatatatatatatatatatttatatattataataaatataaaagtttactataaaacattacctcaattcagaataaattattcatggttttggACTTTAgcatcaacaaaaagaaaaggaaaagaaaaaaaaaaaaaaacaatataaaaacacAGAAAgcttaattttttgttgcatactaagaaaacaaataatactaataagttaatgcaaataagttaccattttacccttacaaaaattcaaaaattacaaaactaaaaaaaaaaaaaaaaatgattttttttgtacCGGCCAATATGTCTGGTATCGGCTGGTACACCTAAAATCGGTCGGTACACTCAGTACATGGCCAGTATGTCTGGTATTTAAACCGGTATGAAATGTTGGCATTTCAATACCGGTACGGTACATAGTCGGTACAGCTGGTACTGGTACGGTATCGACCACCTTGCCCCCTATGCACTTAAACCTTTCAAGCTCTTGCTAGCAATTGACTTCCCCAAGTCCTTTATTCAACTAGCTTGTTGGAGACACCACCATTAAGCCACCGATGGAAAGCCACCAAAAGTATTGTATTTGAGATGACACCATAAGTTTCCAAACCTTCACTCATATCGCACAAAAGTCAGCTATAGGTGAATGAGATGAAGGGAATAAAATTTCACTTAAGAGGATGACAGTGGTGAAAGAAATGCagaagagagattgagagtGTTTAAAGCTCCAAGGcaaagactctctctctctacaaggTGGGAAGATGAAAATGAGCTCCAGCAATAGGCTTATACTTAGATCCCACTCTCTAGGCACGTCCAGCTTGCACATGGTGAAATATGGAGAAAGCATATCAGGATGAAATATGACAATCTATCTGCATGTAGTTCGCGATCTAGTCTCGACCTAGCAAGGTCACAAAGACACCGTAACAAGCCTTGTCAGTAGCCACCTTGATCTTCTACCACGTGTCAGTTGCGAGCTGTGCAGATCGCATGAAGGCCGAGAGGTCATAGAAGTAGCATTGGCCATGATTGACTAGGGTCAAGTACTTTCTACCCTAAATACAATTAAGCCTAAAAAAAcattaaagataaaataattatataaaacttagtcactgaataaagccaataaaaacaTAGACTCAACAATAGTGTCTATTTTActctttaaaaaacaaaaaacagtgtCTATTATTTGTACCGATGGTTTTGAATATTCATTCACATTGATGAATATTAGCAAAACTTTTATGATTCTTATGAAAGTATTCAAAATGAATACACAACAAGAACATGATTATGTCGACAAGACATGCTAGCTATCGACCTTGAACCATTGTAACAGTAACATTGTTAATAGAGCATTTTTTTTGGCTCGGTTGAGTGGAATCTATCATCTGCCTTTCAGTGAATGTTGGTTTCTTTAGATGAGGCGTATCAACAATCTCACTTTTAAGTATGGAAACAACAGTGGATACAGTTGGCCTATCTTGAGCAAATTCTTGCACACACAATAGCCCAACTTGTATGCATCTCAAAATTTCCATTTGAAAGCTGGGTTCGAATATTATCGGGTCTATTAATGTTATAGTGTTGTATGCATTCCACAATTTCCAtgctttgaaaaatgaaaacaagaaTGTAACTATTactattgaaagttcaaaaacgtgtacaaaacacctttgaacgtttagacccccaaaatacaacttaaccaatacaagcaatatgtcaaacaactagtgtacggaaacttaacacatgctataatacgaaattggttaaagactatctaagccataacaaaataaaaccacagcagataataaaaaggcaaagatagagaggaaggaggatgcaaacacaaagacaacacgcgatgtgttatcgaagaggaaaccgaagtcctcggcgaaaaacctctccgccgccctccaagcggtaaacaatccactagaaaatatagttgggatacaaggacagcaatagaccctccaagcctaatctacccagtgcacctaagccctccaagcttcttgctccaacgaggttgcgccgaacctttttcttttctagcttcccggattccgctactagaccgtagcatcaaccaatgaagattggttccttcctaactgcttcccagaaatccaaacgactgtctcacagtgatgatgatggtgagaattaggtttggtataatgcctctcaaggatttgacaatggagaggaagagagtagaggaatttgaagagactctaaggtagagattgtgggtgaaacaatctggtttttctttagggtttctctctcaaaattctctctggaagctctctttcaatcgtgggtaaaaggggtatttatactagagtgggagaggaatgtgaaaggtcaggttttacaaaacaggggtggctcgcggcttgacctcgtggttgactaagtcgcgagatccagtcgcgagttaaccgtatggccagttgtcctgttttgtcctgtagtgctccagctagcatgactgttcatcttccagcatgcttggcacgtgtgctgcttctggcggcttgcagccgcgagtcacccgcgagtcccagccgcgagtctctgttttcttgcacactcttgagcaatcttcactctatctcactcactacccttacaacaaacccacctaaatacagggttactaaatgctgaattacaagcaaatttggcacggaataaagccaattagatggttgaataaattcaaccttacaatctccccctttggctattccgtgacaaaaccctaaaacagactctagacttaacatgtgagttgggaacagttgaacaaaactcactcacacctaactctagaagctgtgaagcacttgaatcatatgaacataatactcctgaaacacaacaatacaccatgatcattgtaagcagaaaattataaatgcatatgaaacatgcaatatgtgatcaagcaaagatggagttaagaaacaaaacatggcttgatcaaccaagtgaacaccacaaagtagtgatcacagtgctcattcacacttggaatgaacacaaggatatacaagttaacaagcataaggcaagatacttgtatgctcaacactcaaccaatgcatatcactcaaggcatatgcatctagaaacaatcctacaagggcacaagagtgacagtacataaaccaaaatgcagaacatttagattaaagtactgatttcaacatagcataaaggctgcattaagcaaggtacataccataaaacctacaaactatgcataaaacattaaccctaaaagcttacaaaagaacatgggtacaaacacaaaaacatcctgaataacatcatcaaaatatattaaagtttaaaccaagagtataagtaaaGAGTTAggaacagctatacaccaaaacacagtgtatcaaaaccataaaaacactaaaagtacccaaaacataaacatatataaacaaagtttctgattttggcaactccccctcaactcattactcccccttaagagttgcttttctgcttctcaatcatcaatgacattATCAACAGAAAcaaacttctccccctttttgacaggaatggccaaagggtcactgttcaggctgagtggtgaagctgtcaagttttgcagacaagacatcaatctggtcctgcatggctctcatccgctcagagtgctcagtctggactgccctgatcccatcaagtctttccaaaatgatttggaaagcatctagaggtgtatctgaagaagttgaagctctagaccttttgccactcctcctgggtgttgaggttgatgcatgccctgctgcctctgcttcagtctccattgggacaccctctccttcatcaccttcatcttcttctcctggaagcctaacacttatccttttgcaggtaagcttgttaattgcagagggtgtggacatgggattgatgtcttgagggattggaacacccttccttctaaaaatcctcattagcaaactgggaaagatcaatttaggcctagaggttgttcttgtctcatccacaatggtgtcatatatgtgggaacttatgtctatgaaattcttttctttgagatccatcagaaaaaatactctagcacaattgattgtagtcaatttcttaatgggatagaggttaaacatcatgattattgttagacacctcatgtccactagaaaggcagtggtattcaaacatttcccttctctctgcccacctatcctttgttgaacagtttcaatagaaacactcctatccttgtaattgataaattcctcatcttctaatccttcaagccctagtacatcatctatgacatgagcatccaaaacgaattctttacctctaaccaagcaacttaactcattctcctttatcacagcctttgagtaaaattccctaatcaggggttcacacacaacagggaaatcGCTTAGAAgtttttcccatcctcttccttcaaaacagctggggataaaggtttgtcttaagtcctccaaatctacaaatctttcttgaataattcctgcattcaagaagttatccttgtatctctcaaagtgatgaactgacctaaacagtttagaatccatttttaatcttttgtcagccttctttgcagtagatttcttcttcggaggtgagggagccatctgtgaacaatcagaaaaggccacagcagcatagaacaatatatgtgcagaaccaatcagtaccatgtaattaacaaagagatacatccatacaaatgaactttgaacacttaaacaataagctacttagatcaatcacatggataaaccaagcctaagataggaaacacataTAAAAGCAACAGATatagaaactatcctaaaggcagatatatgtcaatgagacagataatgaaaaatgatatgGCTCATAAACAGCATTGTGAAGCTCACATATGCTCCCAAAAGATTTACACAATAGAGCATGCAtatttagcacagtaaaactcacagccTCAAAAGGAACAATTTGAAACAACTCAACAACTCAAAGTTCAGATAAAATAGAAGAATCACTTAGCTATGCACaggatgaagagcaataaggaaaCAACTAAGATCAACTCAAATTCTAGCAACAGCATtcgcaagctaagcatgaacaaggagcaaaatccgaaacacaaacccatttctaaatcacaaacatatgcgaaaaatcaaagggaaaagcacaaaatcaagtagaaaagggtgcaaaaactgaaaacccatacctgtga contains:
- the LOC126727360 gene encoding G-type lectin S-receptor-like serine/threonine-protein kinase SD1-13, producing the protein MGIVSISFCTYKLWKWIIAKRKARRTKENGMLLLNKEESHKKFSSDNQKQVQELPLFNFEMLVNATSNFHLSNKLGQGGFGPVYMGKMSDGQEIAVKRLSRTSAQGLEEFMNEVVVISKLQHRNLVRLLGCCVEGEERMLLYEYMPNKSLDAFLFDPHKERLLDWKKRFNIIEGIGRGLLYLHRDSRLRIIHRDLKASNILLDKELNPKISDFGMARIFGSNEDQANTNRVVGTYGYMSPEYAMEGRFSEKSDVFSFGVLLLEIVSGRRNSSFYNDEQSQSLLGLAWKLWNTNNAIALIDTMIYEPCFEIEILRCIQVGLLCVQEFAQDRPTVSDVVSMLKSEIVHPPLPMKPAFIERQIASDTDSSQRSQTECSVNNVTVTMVQGR